The nucleotide window GCTGCTGACCAGGACCGGCGGGGTGTTCGGCCTGGTCGTCCGTGCCGATGACGAGACCGAACATATGGCCGGTGGCCATCGCGCCTGTCTTGCCGATGAAAGAGGACGGCGCGGATGTTTCGGCATTCCTCCGGCACCAGGCGGCTGAAGCCGCCGGGCCTCAGGGCTTGGGCTTCAATACCACCTTCGTGCTGATCGCCACCTCGTTGGGGATGGTCGAGGTGTCGGCCCAGTCGCCGCCGCCCACGCCGAAGTCCAGCCGTTTCACCGTCGCCTTGCCGGCCAGCACGGGCTGCGCGCCGGGCGTCCAGGTGAAGGTCAGCGTCACCGGCTTGCTGGCGCCGCGCAGCGTGAGCGTGCCATCGGCCGCGTACTGGTTGCCGCCCAGCGCGCGGAACTTCGTCGCCGTGTAGCGCGCCTGCGCGAACTTGCCCACGTTGAAGAAGTCGGCCGACACCAGCGTGTCGTCGCGGTCCTTGTTGCCGGTCTGCGTGCCGGCCAGCTGGATGGCGACGTCCAGCTTGCTGGCCGTCAGCTGCTTCGGGTCGAAGCTCATGGTGGTGGTGAAGCCGCCGAACCTGCCGGTGAAGGTTTCGCCCTGATAGTTGCTGGCGAACACGAGCGTCGAGCCGGAGGCCTGCACGTAGTCGGCGGCAGCGGCCTGGCCGGCGGTGGCCAGCAACAGGGTGGCGAGCGCCAGGCGCATGCGGTCAGGGGTTTTCATCGGGGGAATCCTGCGGGGTGGGGGAAGCGGGAGCGGGCGCCGACGCGAGCGCCTTGCGGCGTCCCGGCAGCATGCGGGCGAGCGTGGCGTCGCCCTGGAAGACGTGGTGGTACAGCGCTGCGCCGGCATGCGCCAGCACCAGCACCACCAGTACCCAGAACAGCAGTTCGTGCGCGCCTTCGGCGGCTTCGTGCACGCTGTCGCTGCGGCCGGTGATGGCCGGCAGGTTGAACAGCTTGAACCACTGCAGGGGATAGCCGGCGGAGGAGTTCAGCACCCAGCCCGACAGCGGGATGGCGAACAGCAGTGCGTACAGCAGGAAGTGGGTCGCCGATGCGATGCGCTGCTGCCAGGTGGGCGTCCCGGGCACCGGCGCCGGCGCACCGGCGTATACGCGCCACAGCACGCGCAGCACGACCAGCGCCAGGATGGTCAGGCCGATCGACTTGTGCAGCGCGTAGATGTTGATCTTGCGCGGTCCGTTGGGCAGGTCGCCCATGGTCAGGCCGATATACGCCATCACCAGGATCAGCACCACGATGACCCAGTGGAACAGCTGGCTGACCGCACCCCAGCGCGCGTCGGTGTTCTTCAGGGTCATGGCGTCGGCTCCGGCGGTGGTGGTGGGGAAGGCGGGGTGTCGGCGGACGGCACGTCGTCATCGGCCTTGCCGTCGTAGGTGGCCTCGGCCTCGATGCGCAGCTCCACCGGGTCGCCGATCACCGACTTCCAGGCCGTGATGCCGAAGTCGGCCCGGCTCAGCGTGGCGGTGGCGGAAAACCCCACCGTGCGGCGGAACGGCGGCAGCGGGTGGCGCTTGGCGGCATTCAGGACGACATCGAGGACGACTTCGCGCGTCACGCCGCGCAGGGTGAGGTCGCCATGCACGCGCGCATGCGTGGCATCGACCGGTTCGACCCGCGTGGAGACGAAGCGCGCTTCGGGGTGGCTTTCCGCATCGAGCAGGGACTTCGCCAGCGTGGCCTTGTTCCAGTCGGCATCGCCCAGGTCCACGCGCACGATCGGCACGCGCACGTCGACCTTCGCGCGGGTCCAGTCGCCGGGATCGAAGGCCAGCGTGCCGGTGCTGCCCGATACGGTGCCGATGGCGCGGGAGAACCCGGCATGCGAGATGGCGAACATCACGCGCGTGTGCACCGGGTCCAGGCCGTACTCCGCCAGCGTGTCGCGGGCGCCGGCCACGGCGGGCAGCAGCGCCAGCAGGCAGCCGGTGCGCAGCAGCAGGTGGCGGAGGAAGGATCCGGGCATGGGGTCGGATTCTAGGGGGGCGGCCGCTGAAGATACCCCGCTTGCGCGTGCAACGGTCCGTTGCGACGATGCCGGAAGGGGTCACCAGGGAACGAGGGGCGGGCGGGAATGGCGAGGCGTGCGGGGTGGCTGTTGCTGGTGTGGCTGGTCTGCGCGTCCGTGCAGGCGACGGTGCCCGAGATCCCCCGCTTCCGCCTGCTGGGGGCCGGCGACGGCCTGCCCTCGACCACCATCCCGGCGCTCGCGCGCGACCGCTCCGGCTATCTGTGGATGGCCACCTGGGATGGCCTGGCACGCTACGACGGCGTGGGCTTCAAGGTATGGCGCCACGATCCGGCCGATCCGGCCTCGCTGCCCGGCAACGTGGTGCAGGCGCTGCACATCGACGCCGCCGACCGCGTGTGGGTCGGCACCGAGAACGGCGGCCTCAGCGTGATGGAGGCCGACCGTGGCGGATTCCGCCATTTCCGCCAGGCGGAGCATCCGCAGATGGGCAGCGACGATGTGTTCGCCATCACCAGCCGCGGCGCCGACGTGTGGTTCGGCACGTTCGGCGGTGGATTGCACCGGCTGTCCGCCGACGGCCGCATCACGCGGTTCGCCGCAGCGGCCGACGGCGGGGACGGCCTGCCGTCGGACAACGTGCTGTCGCTGGCCTTCGATGCGCGTGGCGTGCTGTGGATCGGCACCATGGGCGGGCTTGCCCGCTACGACGGGCGCGAGGTGCGCCGCTTCGCATTGCCGGATGGCCAGGATGCGATCATCTATTCGGTGACCGCGGACGGCAATGCGGTATGGGTCGGCGCATCCGATGGCGTGTACCGGTGGTCGCCGGAGCAGCGGTGGGTGTCGCCTCCCTGGTCGCCGATGTTCGCCCGGCCCAACGCGCTGATCGCGATGGCCAGTGACGGCCAGGGGGAGTACTGGCTCGCCAGCCAGGGCGGGCTGTGGCGCACCGATGGCGACCTGGCGCCCGCACCGGTCAACTACGATGCGCAGAACGTGGGCATCGGCCGCGTCCTGCAGACCGTGCTGGCACTGCCGGACGGCGGGCTGTGGGTACCGGTGCCGACGCGCGGACTGGCCTACCTGCGTTCGGACTGGCGGCGCATCGCCGCGTTCTCGCCGGCACAGGGCCTGGGCGGCGGACTCTACCGCGGCATCTCGCAGGCCGGGGCGGACGGCATCTGGATCGCCAGCAGCACCGGCAAGGTGGAGCGGCTGGACACCCGCCGCGGCCACGTCACCCCGCTGTCCCACCACGCGGCCATGCTGGGCGAACTGCGGCTCACCTCGGTCCTGCAGGACCGCCATGGTCAGCTGTGGATCGGCCACCGCAACGGCCTGATCCGCACCGATCCCCGCACCGGCGCGATGGTGCAGTGGACGCAGCAGGGCAGTCACGCCGTGCCCGACAACACCTCGATCGACTGGCTGGTGGAAGCGGCGGACGACACCGTGTGGCTGGTCACGCAGATGGGCAGCGTGCAGCAGCGCGACGCCCGCAGCGGGCGCGTGCTGCGCACGATCGCCAAGGACGACGCCGGCCACGGCCTGCCCGACATCGAAGGCATCGCGGCCGCGCCCGACGGCCGCCTCTGGCTGGGCGGTGCCGAAGGCATGCGGGTGTGGGACGGGGCCGCCGCGCGCTTCGTTCCCGTGCCCGCCATGGGCAGCGACCGGGTATATGCGTTCGCCTTCGAACACGCCGACCGCCTCTGGCTGCACCGCATGTCCGGCGTGGAGGCGTGGCGCCGCGATGCGGCCGGCTGGGTGCGCGAACGCCGGGTCGGTGCCGACGAGGGCTTGCCGGCCGTCGAGTCGACCGGGCTGGCCGTGGATCCGCAGCGCCGGGTGTGGCTGGGTACCCGGCGCGGGCTTTTCCGCATCGATCCGAACCTGCGCGGCTCCCGCGCGCTGCTGCGCAACTTCGGTGTGCGCGAAGGCCTGTTGAGCCAGGAGCTGAACGACCGCGGCTTGCTGATGACGGCCGACGGCCTGCTGGCGACGACGGCGGCGGACGGCTCGGTGGCGCTGCTCGACACCCACCTGCCGGACCCCAGACCGGTGACGCCCAGCCTGGTGGTGGACAGCCTGCAGGTGAGCCGCGGCGACAGCCTGGTGCCCATGCGCGTGGACCAGCCGCTGCAGCTGCAGCCGGACGATCACGAGTTGCTGGTCAGCGCGCGCCTGCTCAGCTACGAGAATCCGCTGGGCAATCGCTACCGGTCGCTGCTGGAAGGATTCGATGGCGGCTGGGTCGACCAGGGCGCGAGCGGCGAGCGGGTGTTCTCCGCCCTCGGCCCCGGCCGCTACCGCCTGCGGATGCAGGCCTTCGATGCGGCGGGCAATGCCTCGCGTGAACAGGTCCTGCGGGTACACGTGCTGCCGCCGTGGTGGCGCAGTCCAGGGGGGCTGCTGCTGTTCGCCGTGCTCGGCCTGCTGGCCCTGGCGATGGCCGGCGCCGCGTACCGCCGGCGCGTGCGCCGGCGCAGTGCCTGGCAATTGGCCGAACACAAGCGCGAAGTCGCCGAGCAGGCCTCGTTGGCCAAGACCCGTTTCCTGGCCACGCTGGGCCACGAGATCCGCACGCCCATGACCGGCGTGCTGGGCATGACCGAACTGCTGCAGGCCACGCCGCTGGACGAGCGGCAGAAGGGCTACACCGACGCCATCCAGCGTGCCGGCACGCATCTGCTGCGCCTTGTGAACGATGCGCTGGACCTGGCCAAGATCGAAGCCGGCAAACTGGAGTTGCAACAGGTCGAGTTCGACCTGCATGCGCTGCTGGGCGATGTCGCCGCCCTGATGGGGCCGGTGGCGGGCAAGCGCGGGCTGGCGTTCCACCACGGCATCGCCGCGGGCGTCCCGCGCAGGGTGCGCGGCGATCCGCTGCGGCTGCGGCAGATCCTGCTGAACCTGCTGGGCAATGCGATCAAGTTCACCGAGGCCGGCCATGTGTCGCTGCATGCCGTGCCGCTGGCGCCGCAGGGCGTGCGGCTGACCGTGGGCGACAGCGGGCCGGGTATCAACGCCGAACAGCAGGCGCGGCTGTTCCGCCGCTTCGAACAGGCCGAAGGGGCGCAGACCACGGCGCGCTATGGCGGCAGTGGATTGGGTCTGGCGATCTGCCAGGAGCTGGCGATGGCGATGGACGGACGCATCGGGGTGGACAGCGCGCCAGGCAGGGGCACCCGCTTTTCCGTGGACCTGCCCGCACTGCGCGCCACCGCCGACGCCCAGGCCGCAGCCGCGACGGATGCGACGCCCGTTGCACCGGCCCGGCCGGTCGGTGCGCTGGATATCCTGCTGGTCGAGGACGATACGACCGTGGCGGACGTGGTGGCGGGCCTGCTGCGCGCGCGCGGTCACCGGGTGGTGCATGCGCCGCACGGACTGGCCGCCCTCACCGAGATCGCGGCGACCCCGTTCGACCTTGCCTTCCTCGACCTGGACCTGCCCGGCCTGGACGGCATGGCGCTGGCGCAGCAGATGCGCCAGCGCGGCGTGGATACCCCGCTGGTCGCGCTGACCGCACGCACCGATGCCGAAGCCGAGCCGCATGCGCGCGCGGCCGGCTTCGACGATTTCGTCCGCAAACCGGTCACCGGCGACATGCTGGCGGCGGTGATCGCATCGCTGCCCGCGCGCGGCGTGCGGGTGGCGGAGGACTGACCCGTGAAGGCTCTCATCCGTCGGACGGTCGCGATCTTCACCCTGGCGTGGGCCGCGACCGCGGTTGCCGGCGCGATGGCGGCCGAGGCGGATGCACCGCCCCCGTTGCTGGGGCACTACATCACCGGCTCCCGCGCGCTGTATCCGCTGCGCGTGGGCGACTGGGAAGCCGCGGGCGAGAAGCGCTACGAGCAGCAGGAACTGGGCGTGTCCGTGCGCTACCAGGACAGCCGCCGCCCGGATCGCTGGATGGACCTGTACCTCTATCCGGCCGGGGTGATGTTCGACCCCGTGTTCGAGCAGGTCTTCCAGCAGAGCGTGGACGAGATCGTGCAGATCGCGCGGAGCCGGCGTGCCGGCGACGTGCAGGCAGGTCAGGCGCGCGTGTTCGCCACGGTGCCGGCCGCCGGTGCCGGCTTGCTGGGCGAGCTGGCCGTGAAGGCGCGCTCGTTCGCCCTGGACATGCCGCTGGGCGATGCGCGCTACCGCTCCGCGCTGGCCATGACCGTGCGCGATCTCTACTTCATCAAGGTCCGCTACAGCGTGCAGGCCGACAGTGCCGCGGACGCCGACGTGCAGGGCGAGGCGGAAACCCTGCTGGCCGGCTTCGTGGCCAGCGTGCGCCTGCTAAACACCGGGCATTGCCGGCAGGTCCTGCAGGTGCGCGCCATCCGGCAGGGGCAGGCGCGGCCCGGGGCCCTGCTGGCCAGCACCAACGACGGGCGCGAAGACGAAATGTGGATCACCGACGAGGCGGTCTACCTGCGCGGCGAGGTCATCGAGCGCCAGGCGCAGGCGGCCAGGTTGCGGGACGAGGCGCAGGCGATCCGCGACGTACTGCGTGGCCATTGCGTGGCCCCCGAGGCGATGGACGTGGCCGTCCCCGACGGCATGCGCGAGATCCGCTTCGAGTACCGCCTGCCCCCGGAACGTTCCGACGGCAGCGCGCCCCGCCTGCGCGGGCAGCGCACCGGCGTGGGGTGAGCTGCGCGTCAGTGGATGGCGTGGGCTTCGATCACCCCGAGCAGCGGGTCGTAGTAGAACCAGTCGCTGGCGTTGTCGGCGATCCAGCCGATGCGCGCGCGCGCGGCGGGCGGAACGTGGCAGAGCACGGCATGGCCGTAGTCCTCGCCGGGTGCGGACGGCGCGGGCGGAGCGTCCGCCAGCAGGTCCTGCAGCGAGCCGGGCTTGTCGCCCCAGGTCAGGCACTCGGCCTGCGCGCTGCTGTCCAGGGGCCAGTCCATCCGCGACCAGAATGCGTCGCGGCCGCGTGCCTGCAGGCGATGGGCCTCGTGCGCCTCGTCCGCCGCGACCAGGATGACGCGCCAGTGGCTGCCGGCTTGCTCCACCCGCCAGACCACGTCGTCCGCCGACGCGGTCGCCGTGTGGCCGTAGTCACCGGCGAAGGCAGCCGGTTCGCCGGTACGTGCGATGCACGGCAGCGCACACAGGAGCAGCAGAAGGTATCCACGCATCGGTTCAGTCCGCCCAGGCTTCGATATACAGGGTTTGGCCGGCAGGGTCCGGATCGGCGTGGATCCATTGGCCGGAGGTGTCGCCGGGGAAGTCGCCGCCCGCCACCTGCAGGGGGGCTGGCGTGGCGGTTCCCCCGCATGCACGCGCGCGCCGGCCACCGGCAACAGGCCGGCGCCGGTGGGCACAGGCGGGTGGCGGCATTCCATTGCGTCGCTCAGGCGGAAAAGGCGCGCTCAGCGTGCGCTGTAGGCGTGCACTTCGTCCACCAGCACGGCCACGTGGTCGGGGTTCATGTCCGGCGACATGCCGTGGCCCAGATTGAACACGTGGCCCTCGCGCGAACCGCCGTTGCCGTCGCGGTAGCTGTCCAGCGCGCGGCGCGCTTCGCGGCGGATCGCCTCGGGCGAGCCGTACAGGGTGGCCGGATCCAGGTTGCCCTGCAGCGCGACCTTGCCCTGCGTGCGGCGCGCGGCGTCGCCCAGCTCGACCAGCCAGTCCACGCCCACGCCTTCGGCACCGCTGGCCGCCAGGTCTTCCAGGTAGGCGGCGGTGCCCTTGCCGAACAGGATCAGCGGCGTGCGTTCGGCGCCCTCCCCACGATCGAGTTCCTGCGCGATGCGCTGCAGGTAGGGCAGGGAGAACTCGCGGTACATCGCCGGGCTCAGCACGCCGCCCCAGGTGTCGAACACCTGCAGCGCCTGCGCGCCGGCCGCGCGCTGGGCGGCCAGGTAGGCGATCACGGCATCGGTGTTGACCGACAGCAGGCGGTGCAGGGCGGCCGGTTCGTTCAGCGCCATCGCCTTGATGCGGGCGAAGTCCTTGCTGCCGCCGCCTTCCACCATGTAGCACGCCAGCGTCCACGGGCTGCCGGAAAAGCCGATCAGCGGCACCTTGCCTTCCAGTTCGCGCCGTATCACCCGCACCGCGTCCATGACGTAGCGCAGCTCGGTCTCCATGTCGGGCACGCCCAGCTTCGCCGCGTCGGCGGCGCTGCGCACGGTGCGCTCGAACTTGGGGCCTTCGCCTTCGACGAAGTACAGGCCCAGCCCCATCGCATCGGGGATGGTCAGGATGTCGGAGAACAGGATGGCGGCGTCCAGGTCGAAGCGGCGCAGCGGCTGCAGCGTCACCTCGCAGGCCACCTCCGGATTCTTCGCCATGCCCAGGAAGCTGCCGGCCTGCTTGCGCGTGGCCCGGTACTCCGGCAGGTAGCGGCCGGCCTGGCGCATCAGCCACACCGGCGTGCGGTCCACGGGTTCGCGGCGCAGGGCGCGCAGGAATCGATCGTTCTTCAGGGCAGTCATCGGATATCCGGGGGAGGGGTTACTTGGGCGCGTCGGCACCGCGGGCGAACATCAGCTGGAAGCCGCGCTTGAGGTGGCTGTCGCGGGCCTTCTCGAACGCGGCGTTCGCCTCGTCCTGCAGCAGGTACTGCTCGCGCTTGAGCGTCGCGCGGCCACCGATCTGGCCGGTTTCGCGCAACAGCTCCCAGCCCCCGAACAGGTCGGGCTGCAAGGTCAGCTGGACGTAGCGGGGCGCTTCGCCCGCGTCGGGGCGTTGCTGGAGGAAGACGCGCATGGCGGCATTTTAGCCGGACAGCACGGCCAGCACGCGGCTTTCGTCCACCCCGGGCACCACCTCGGCCTGGCCCAGGCCGCGCCACAGCACCAGCCGCAGGCGGCCGGCCAGGTTCTTCTTGTCCAGGCGCATCCGGGCCAGCAGGCTGTCGGGGGCCAGTCCGGCGGGAATGCCGGTAGGCAGGCCGTAGTCGCGCAGGGCCGTCTCCAGGCGCTCTGCGTCGCCGCGCGGCGCCATGCCCAGGTCGGCGGACAGGCGCGCGGCCAGCACCATGCCCACGGCCACGGCCTCGCCGTGGTTGAGGTTGTCGTTGCCCAGGCCGCCGTAGCCCTGTTCGGTCTCGATGGCGTGGCCGAAGGTGTGGCCGAAGTTCAGCAGCGCGCGCTCGCCCTTCTCCAGCGGGTCGCGGGCCACGATCTCGGCCTTGTGCTCGCAACTGGCGGCGATGGCCAGCGCCAACGCCTCGCCGTCCATCGCCAGCAGCGCCTGGCGTTCCTGTTCCAGCCACTGGAAGAAACGCGCATCGCGGATGGCGCCGTACTTGATCACTTCCGCCAGGCCGGCGCGCAGTTCCCGCGGGGGCAGCGTCGCCAGCGCATCGGTGTCGGCGAACACGGCGCGCGGCGGATGGAAGGCGCCCACCAGGTTCTTGCCCTGCGGGATGTCGACCGCGGTCTTGCCGCCCACCGACGAATCCACCATCGACAGCAGCGTGGTGGGCACCTGCACGCAGTCCACGCCGCGCATCCAGCAGGCGGCCGCGAATCCGGCCAGGTCGCCGACCACCCCGCCACCCAGCGCCACCACGCAGGCGTCGCGGGTGGCGCCCAGGGTGGCGAGCGCCTCGATGGCATGGCCGAAGTGCGTCAGCGTCTTCGACTCCTCGCCCGCGGGCAGGATGAACGTGCCGATGGCCAGGTCCGGACGGGCGGCATGCAGCGCCTCGCGCACCGTGCCGGCGTACAGCGGCGCGACCACCGAATCGCTGACCAGCAGCACGTGCCGGCCGCGGATGTGCTGCGCCAGCGCGCTGCCGTCGCCCAGCAGGCCCGGCCCGATGGCGATGGTGTAGGGGGTCTCGCCGCCGACATCGACGGTACGTGTGTGGTTCATGCGTTCTCTTCGATGGGCTGCCAGCGGTGCGCCAGCAGCTGGGTCAGGCGGGCGGTGGCTTCCGGTGGCGTCAGGCCGTCGGTGTCCACGGTCAGGTCCGCGATCTCGCGGTACAGCGGCTCGCGCGTCAGCGCCATCTCGTGCAGCACCTGCTCGCGGTCGGCGCGCTGCAGCAGCGGGCGGTTGCTGCAGCGGCCCAGGCGCTTGAGCTGCGCCTCGACGCCGACCTGCAGATAGACCACGTAGCCGCGTTGTTTCATCAGCAACCGGTTGTCGGCATCGAGCACCGCGCCGCCGCCGGTGGATATCAACTGGCCGCAGCCGGCCACGAGTTCGCGCAGGACGGCTTTCTCGCGTTCGCGGAAGCCGGCTTCGCCCACGTGCTCGAACAGCGTCGCGATGCTCGCCCCCGTGCGCTCCACGATGGCCTGGTCCGCATCGACGAACGCCAGCCCGAAGCGCTCGGCCACGCGCTTGCCGATGGAGGTCTTGCCCGCGCCCGTGGGGCCGACGAGGATCAGGTTGGGGGCCGGATTCATGATGCGCAGATGCTAGCACCGCACCGCGCATGGCGTGGCGCGGCCTTAACGCGGCGGGGACTACGGTGGCCACCCGGCACTGGGCCGGCCACCGTGGAGGAACGCACCATGTCCGTCGCCAAGATCATCGAGGTCAACGCCGCGTCCAAGACCAGCATGGAAGACGCCGTGAAGGTCGGCCTGAAGAAGACCTCCGAGACCGTGAAGAACATCAAGGGCGCCTGGGTGAACGAGATCAAGGTCGTCACCGACGACGGTGGCAACGTCACCGAATGGCGGGTCAATCTGCGGATCAGCTTCGTGGTGGCGTGAGCCGGGCGGCTGGACTACTGCGCGGTGATGGGTCTGCGCTGCTCGTCCAGCCTGACCACGCGCTCGGCCACCGCCGGCAGCGTCGCCAGCAGGTGCCGGCTGGTGCGTTCGTAGTGCTGGATGAAGCGGTCCAGCTGCGCGCGGTCCATGCCGGTGCGTGAGGGGTGGCGTGCGGCCATCGCCTGCTCCTGCTGCCATCGCCACGTGCGCACCACCTCGAACCCCGGCGGCTGCAGGAACCACAACGCATCGATGCGCGACCACAGCGCGGGATAGTCGCGCCGCAGCGCATCGTTGCAGTACCGGCGCCAGCGGCCGTCCGCGTCGTCCTCGCGTTCGAGCGCATTGAGCGGCGTGGCCAGCGCGGCATCGTCCTCGGGTCGGGCCTTCAGGCACCAGCCTTCGAACAGCACCAGGTCCACGCGGCCTGCAACCTGCGTCCAGGCGTGTTCATGCGCGCGATCGTCTGCCAGCTTGTCGAAGCGCGGCAGCACCACGTCCTCGCCTTTCCGCAGCGCATCCAGCAACTGGCAGCCGAGCGCCGCGTCGTGGGTGCCGGGCGGTCCGCGGGTGGCCAGCAGCGGGTGCACGTCCAACGCCAGCCGCTGTCGTTGCGCGCGCGTCAGGTACAGGTCGTCCAGCGACAGCACCGCCACGCGCAGCCCTTCGCTGCGTGCGCGGGCCGCCACCTGCGCCGCCAGGGTCGATTTGCCGCTCCCCTGCAGCCCGGCGATCGCCAGCACCGGCGTGGGCGCCGGCAGCGCGCGTGCGGCCGCCAGTGCGTCGGCGACCAGCCGGTCGGGGAAGCCGTCAAGGTGCGGGAATGCCGCCATCGCGCGACAATAGCGCATGCCCGGCACGCGGGCGCCACCCCCCAACGCCATGACCGACCTGTACGCCGAAGCCCTGTCCACCTTCACCACGCTGTTCGGCGAAGCCAAGGCCGCGGGCACCGAAGTCGAGCCCAATGCGATGATGCTGGCCACCGCGACCACGGATGGCCGGCCTTCCGCCCGCACTGTGCTGCTGAAGGCCTTCGACGCGTCGGGCTTCGTCTTCTACACCCACACGCACAGCCAGAAGGGGCGCGAACTGCACGACAACCCGCGCGCCGCCCTGTTGTTCCTGTGGCGCAGCCTGCGCGA belongs to Pseudoxanthomonas sp. F37 and includes:
- a CDS encoding YceI family protein, translated to MRLALATLLLATAGQAAAADYVQASGSTLVFASNYQGETFTGRFGGFTTTMSFDPKQLTASKLDVAIQLAGTQTGNKDRDDTLVSADFFNVGKFAQARYTATKFRALGGNQYAADGTLTLRGASKPVTLTFTWTPGAQPVLAGKATVKRLDFGVGGGDWADTSTIPNEVAISTKVVLKPKP
- a CDS encoding cytochrome b — encoded protein: MTLKNTDARWGAVSQLFHWVIVVLILVMAYIGLTMGDLPNGPRKINIYALHKSIGLTILALVVLRVLWRVYAGAPAPVPGTPTWQQRIASATHFLLYALLFAIPLSGWVLNSSAGYPLQWFKLFNLPAITGRSDSVHEAAEGAHELLFWVLVVLVLAHAGAALYHHVFQGDATLARMLPGRRKALASAPAPASPTPQDSPDENP
- a CDS encoding hybrid sensor histidine kinase/response regulator, translating into MARRAGWLLLVWLVCASVQATVPEIPRFRLLGAGDGLPSTTIPALARDRSGYLWMATWDGLARYDGVGFKVWRHDPADPASLPGNVVQALHIDAADRVWVGTENGGLSVMEADRGGFRHFRQAEHPQMGSDDVFAITSRGADVWFGTFGGGLHRLSADGRITRFAAAADGGDGLPSDNVLSLAFDARGVLWIGTMGGLARYDGREVRRFALPDGQDAIIYSVTADGNAVWVGASDGVYRWSPEQRWVSPPWSPMFARPNALIAMASDGQGEYWLASQGGLWRTDGDLAPAPVNYDAQNVGIGRVLQTVLALPDGGLWVPVPTRGLAYLRSDWRRIAAFSPAQGLGGGLYRGISQAGADGIWIASSTGKVERLDTRRGHVTPLSHHAAMLGELRLTSVLQDRHGQLWIGHRNGLIRTDPRTGAMVQWTQQGSHAVPDNTSIDWLVEAADDTVWLVTQMGSVQQRDARSGRVLRTIAKDDAGHGLPDIEGIAAAPDGRLWLGGAEGMRVWDGAAARFVPVPAMGSDRVYAFAFEHADRLWLHRMSGVEAWRRDAAGWVRERRVGADEGLPAVESTGLAVDPQRRVWLGTRRGLFRIDPNLRGSRALLRNFGVREGLLSQELNDRGLLMTADGLLATTAADGSVALLDTHLPDPRPVTPSLVVDSLQVSRGDSLVPMRVDQPLQLQPDDHELLVSARLLSYENPLGNRYRSLLEGFDGGWVDQGASGERVFSALGPGRYRLRMQAFDAAGNASREQVLRVHVLPPWWRSPGGLLLFAVLGLLALAMAGAAYRRRVRRRSAWQLAEHKREVAEQASLAKTRFLATLGHEIRTPMTGVLGMTELLQATPLDERQKGYTDAIQRAGTHLLRLVNDALDLAKIEAGKLELQQVEFDLHALLGDVAALMGPVAGKRGLAFHHGIAAGVPRRVRGDPLRLRQILLNLLGNAIKFTEAGHVSLHAVPLAPQGVRLTVGDSGPGINAEQQARLFRRFEQAEGAQTTARYGGSGLGLAICQELAMAMDGRIGVDSAPGRGTRFSVDLPALRATADAQAAAATDATPVAPARPVGALDILLVEDDTTVADVVAGLLRARGHRVVHAPHGLAALTEIAATPFDLAFLDLDLPGLDGMALAQQMRQRGVDTPLVALTARTDAEAEPHARAAGFDDFVRKPVTGDMLAAVIASLPARGVRVAED
- the hemE gene encoding uroporphyrinogen decarboxylase, encoding MTALKNDRFLRALRREPVDRTPVWLMRQAGRYLPEYRATRKQAGSFLGMAKNPEVACEVTLQPLRRFDLDAAILFSDILTIPDAMGLGLYFVEGEGPKFERTVRSAADAAKLGVPDMETELRYVMDAVRVIRRELEGKVPLIGFSGSPWTLACYMVEGGGSKDFARIKAMALNEPAALHRLLSVNTDAVIAYLAAQRAAGAQALQVFDTWGGVLSPAMYREFSLPYLQRIAQELDRGEGAERTPLILFGKGTAAYLEDLAASGAEGVGVDWLVELGDAARRTQGKVALQGNLDPATLYGSPEAIRREARRALDSYRDGNGGSREGHVFNLGHGMSPDMNPDHVAVLVDEVHAYSAR
- a CDS encoding WGR domain-containing protein, with the translated sequence MRVFLQQRPDAGEAPRYVQLTLQPDLFGGWELLRETGQIGGRATLKREQYLLQDEANAAFEKARDSHLKRGFQLMFARGADAPK
- the aroB gene encoding 3-dehydroquinate synthase is translated as MNHTRTVDVGGETPYTIAIGPGLLGDGSALAQHIRGRHVLLVSDSVVAPLYAGTVREALHAARPDLAIGTFILPAGEESKTLTHFGHAIEALATLGATRDACVVALGGGVVGDLAGFAAACWMRGVDCVQVPTTLLSMVDSSVGGKTAVDIPQGKNLVGAFHPPRAVFADTDALATLPPRELRAGLAEVIKYGAIRDARFFQWLEQERQALLAMDGEALALAIAASCEHKAEIVARDPLEKGERALLNFGHTFGHAIETEQGYGGLGNDNLNHGEAVAVGMVLAARLSADLGMAPRGDAERLETALRDYGLPTGIPAGLAPDSLLARMRLDKKNLAGRLRLVLWRGLGQAEVVPGVDESRVLAVLSG
- a CDS encoding shikimate kinase, which encodes MNPAPNLILVGPTGAGKTSIGKRVAERFGLAFVDADQAIVERTGASIATLFEHVGEAGFREREKAVLRELVAGCGQLISTGGGAVLDADNRLLMKQRGYVVYLQVGVEAQLKRLGRCSNRPLLQRADREQVLHEMALTREPLYREIADLTVDTDGLTPPEATARLTQLLAHRWQPIEENA
- a CDS encoding dodecin family protein, which codes for MSVAKIIEVNAASKTSMEDAVKVGLKKTSETVKNIKGAWVNEIKVVTDDGGNVTEWRVNLRISFVVA
- a CDS encoding kinase, whose translation is MRYCRAMAAFPHLDGFPDRLVADALAAARALPAPTPVLAIAGLQGSGKSTLAAQVAARARSEGLRVAVLSLDDLYLTRAQRQRLALDVHPLLATRGPPGTHDAALGCQLLDALRKGEDVVLPRFDKLADDRAHEHAWTQVAGRVDLVLFEGWCLKARPEDDAALATPLNALEREDDADGRWRRYCNDALRRDYPALWSRIDALWFLQPPGFEVVRTWRWQQEQAMAARHPSRTGMDRAQLDRFIQHYERTSRHLLATLPAVAERVVRLDEQRRPITAQ